The Mobula birostris isolate sMobBir1 chromosome 1, sMobBir1.hap1, whole genome shotgun sequence genome contains a region encoding:
- the chp1 gene encoding calcineurin B homologous protein 1 yields the protein MGSRASSLLREEEIEDIKKETGFSHSQITRLYSRFTSLDKGENGTLSREDFQRIPELAINPLGDRIINAFFPENEDQVNFRGFMRTLAHFRPIEDSDKNKDPRVPEPLNSRNNKLLFAFRLYDLDKDDKISREELLQVLRMMVGVNISDEQLGSIADRTIQEADQDGDSSISFTEFQKVLEKVDVEQKMSIRFLH from the exons ATGGGCTCCAGGGCGTCCAGTCTGCTCCGGGAGGAGGAGATCGAGGACATCAAGAAGGAGACGGGCT TCTCTCACAGCCAGATTACACGCCTGTACAGCAGATTCACCAGCCTCGACAAGGGAGAGAATGGTACTCTCAG TCGTGAAGATTTCCAACGGATACCTGAGCTGGCCATTAATCCTTTAGGAGACAGAATAATTAATGCCTTCTTCCCAGAAAA TGAAGACCAAGTGAATTTCCGAGGCTTTATGCGGACCCTTGCTCATTTCCGGCCCATCGAGGACAGCGACAAAAACAAAGACCCTCGTGTTCCCGAGCCCCTCAACAGTAGGAACAACAAGCTTCTTT TTGCTTTCAGGTTGTACGATCTTGACAAGGATGATAAAATCTCTCGAGAAGAGCTCCTGCAG GTCCTTCGCATGATGGTGGGAGTTAACATATCTGACGAGCAGCTGGGGAGCATTGCAGACCGGACAATTCAAGAGGCAGATCAGGATGGCGATAGTTCGATCTCCTTCACGGAGTTTCAGAAG GTGCTGGAGAAGGTTGATGTTGAGCAGAAGATGAGCATTCGTTTCCTTCACTGA